A window of the Neofelis nebulosa isolate mNeoNeb1 chromosome 13, mNeoNeb1.pri, whole genome shotgun sequence genome harbors these coding sequences:
- the ZNF511 gene encoding zinc finger protein 511: MQLPPALHSRLAGGPGTAEPLPVERDPAAGAPPFRFAARRVRFPREHEFFEDGDVLRHLYLQDVLTQVTEAPERPRVPEFTCQVAGCCQVFDSLEDYEHHYHTLHRNVCSFCRRAFPSVHLLDVHILEWHDSLFQILSERQDMYQCLVEGCAEKFKTSKDRKDHLVRCHLYPADFRFDKPKKSRGPATPGAAVRASAEAPGDDEEQSGGDAMEVCSEHVASLPEPVGERRTSSHRIPSTICFGQGASRGFKSTKKKKGHQ; encoded by the exons ATGCAGCTGCCGCCAGCGCTGCACTCCCGCCTGGCGGGGGGACCCGGGACGGCCGAGCCGCTACCGGTGGAGCGGGACCCCgcggccggagccccgcccttcCGCTTCGCGGCGCGCCGGGTGCGCTTCCCGCGGGAGCACGAGTTCTTCGAG GATGGGGACGTGCTGCGACACCTCTACCTTCAGGACGTGCTCACACAGGTGACAGAGGCGCCTGAGAGGCCCAG GGTGCCTGAGTTTACCTGTCAGGTGGCAGGCTGCTGCCAGGTGTTTGACAGCCTGGAGGACTATGAGCACCACTACCACACTCTGCACAGAAACGTCTGCTCCTTCTGCAGACGGGCCTTCCCCTCAGTGCACCTGCTGGACGTCCACATCCTGGAGTGGCATGACTCACTGTTCCAGATCCTGTCCGAAAGGCAGGACATG TATCAGTGCCTGGTGGAAGGTTGTGCAGAGAAGTTCAAGACCAGCAAAGACAGGAAAGATCACCTGGTGAGATGTCACCTCTACCCTGCGGACTTCCGATTTGATAAGCCAAAGAAAAGCAGAGG CCCAGCCACACCCGGGGCCGCTGTACGAGCATCCGCAGAAGCTCCGGGGGATGACGAGGAGCAATCAGGAGGGGATGCCATGGAAGTCTGCTCTGAACACGTGGCCTCCCTCCCAGAGCCTGTGGGCGAGCGGCGGACCTCCAGCCACAG AATACCTTCTACCATCTGTTTCGGTCAAGGTGCATCACGAGGATTTAAaagcaccaagaaaaaaaagggacacCAGTGA